The nucleotide sequence GCGGCACCCCCATCGCCATCGTCGCCGACGTCTCGCGCCTTTACGTCGAAGCCAACGTGGACGAGACCGACGTCCTCAAGGTCCGCCGCGGCCAGCCGGCGGAGGTGTCCCTGGCCTCCGGATCGGCCGAGCGTTTCCGCGGCCGCGTAGACCTCATTCCCCCGAAGGGGGAGCTCGACTCCAACGTCACGGTCTTCAAGGTCCGCGTGGCCATCGACGAGGAGGCGTTCGGGCGCGCGTACGTGGGCATGACCGCCTCCGTCCGCATCCGGGCCGCCGAGCGCCGGAACGCCCTCCTGGTGCCGAGCGAGGCCGTCCGCCTCGAGGACGACCGCGCGGTCGTCCACGTGGACGGACCGGGGGGACCCACGCCCGTGCCCGTCCGCGTGGGGCTCGACAACGGCATCCGCGCGGAAATCCTCGAAGGACTCGCCGAGAGCCAGGAGATCTGGGTCACCCGCACGGCGCCGCCCGGAGAAAGCCGGGGCGGCGGCCGCTACCGCCTGAGATTTTAGGCGGGCCTGCGCGCCCGCCGGGTGCCATGAACGCCGTCATCCGCACCGAGAAGCTCGTCAAGAACTACCGCCTCGGCGAAGTCGACGTCGAGGTCCTCAAGGGCATCGACCTCGAGGTCCGGGACGGAGAGTACGTGGCCCTCATGGGCCCCTCGGGCTCCGGAAAGTCCACGCTCATGAACATTCTGGGCTGCCTGGACGTCCCGACGGGCGGGCGATATCTCCTCGAGGGGCGCGACGTCAGCGGGCTCTCGGAGGATGAGCTCGCAGAGGTCCGGGGGCGGCGGATCGGGTTCGTGTTCCAGACGTTCAACCTCCTGCCGCGGATGTCGGCGCTGGAGAACGTGGAGCTGCCGCTCCATTACCAGCGGCGGCCGGCGCGGCGCGCGGCGCTCCAGGCGCTCGAGGCGGTGGGGCTGGCGCGCCGGGCGGGACACCGCCCGAATCAGCTTTCCGGCGGCGAGCGCCAGCGCGTGGCGATCGCCCGCGCGATCGTCACCGAGCCCGCCCTTCTCCTGGCCGACGAGCCCACGGGCAACCTGGACTCCCGCACGGGCAAGGAGATCCTGGACATTTTCGACGGCCTGTCCCGCCGGGGCGTGACGATCGTGCTCGTGACCCACGACCGCTCGGTGGCCGAGCGCGCGCGGAGGATCGTGCACCTGAGGGACGGACGGGTGGAACGCATCGAGGAGACGCACGCGGCATGTCGTTCCTGAGAGCCTTCGCGGTGGCCCTTTCGGCGCTGGCGGCCAACAAGCTCCGCTCGATTCTGGCGGTCCTGGGGATCGTCATCGGAGTCGCCGCCGTCATCATGGTGGTCGCCATGGGCAAGGGCGCCCAGGCGCGGGTCGAAGAGACCATCCGCCGGATGGGCGTGAATCTCGTCTTCGTTCATCCCGGCACGGTCTCCCGCGGTTCCAGCGCCGCGCGCACCGTGTCGGCCGAGAACCTCACCCTCGAGGACGCGCGGGCCGTCTCCCGCCTGCCCTACGTCGCCCGCGTGGCCCCGGAGGTCCGGCGCACCTATCAGGTGAAGTACCTCAACCGGAACGCCAACCTCCAGGTCGTCGGCACGATGCCCGAAGCCGTCGAGATGCGGGGCTTCCGGATCGCCCGCGGCGCGTTTTTCGACCGGACCGCCGTAGCGCTCC is from Planctomycetota bacterium and encodes:
- a CDS encoding ABC transporter ATP-binding protein, whose protein sequence is MNAVIRTEKLVKNYRLGEVDVEVLKGIDLEVRDGEYVALMGPSGSGKSTLMNILGCLDVPTGGRYLLEGRDVSGLSEDELAEVRGRRIGFVFQTFNLLPRMSALENVELPLHYQRRPARRAALQALEAVGLARRAGHRPNQLSGGERQRVAIARAIVTEPALLLADEPTGNLDSRTGKEILDIFDGLSRRGVTIVLVTHDRSVAERARRIVHLRDGRVERIEETHAACRS